The window TCGATTGCCGTTGGCGGTATCCCCCACTTCTCCATAAAAAAGGCATAAGCCGCCGCGTAATTTCTTTCGGCAATTAAACCAAGATTAAAAGGCTTGCCCTTGGCTTGACCAACGAGAAATTGGGCTATTTCCTGAGTCCTCCCTAATTGATTATTCGAAGCTCTTTTTAAAAGATTGTTTTGACAGGCTAAAGAGATAAGAAAAGTGAAAATAACGAAAAAAATAATTTTCCCGTAGATTTTTTTCTGCCAAGTTTGAGACAAAACCCAACCAACTAAAAGAAAAGGCGCGGGAAAGAAAAAGCCGAAATAATGATCATAGATATGCTGTTTGTAATTACCTAAACCAAACAAACCAACAATTAACCAAATTAAGATGAGAAACAGGGGTTTGTTTTCCTGCCAAATCTTTGACCAGTTTGGCTTTCTAGAATAACGATTAAAACTAAAACCAACTAATCCTAAAATTGTTAGAATTACCAGCCAACCACCATAGGCTTCGTTTTTAGCGGCAATTAATCTTGTCCATACCTGTGAAGCTAAATTCCAGATTTGAGGAATAGCTTTATAAAACTTAAGATTAACGGTTGTCTGACGAACAGTGAAAAAGGCTTTAAAAGCCTTAAAATTAATAAAATTATGACGTAAATCAAACCAAGCTAAAGGAAGAATTGTCAGAACGCCAAAAATTAAAACACAGACCAGAGTGTAAAGAAACAAAGATTTTATTTTAGCCTTGTTTTTCAAGACGTCTTTTAAAGTTAAAAGCCAAAAGAAACTGACTGTCGGAATTAAAAGTAAACCCAGATAATGAGATTGCAGGGCAAAGGATAAACCAAGACCAACAATCGGAATCCACCAAAATCTTTGTTTGAGCCAAAATTGATAAACACCATAAATTGTTAGTAAAGCGAAAAAAGGCATAATATTAGGATTCCAAGAAGAACGAGAGTAAACAATGACCACCGGTGAAACCGCGTAGAGTAAGGCCGCAATTAAACCAGCTTGTTGATCAAACCATTCACGGCCGACCCACCAAACAAAACCGATAGTCACCACCCCTAAGAAAGCTACCATCGCACTCGGACCAATTGGTGATAAACCAAAAAGAAAAAACCAAGGTAAGGCAAAATAATAATATAAAGGGCCAAGATACATATTACCAATGGAAGTCACCGGACCAATTAAAACAAACTTTCCGTTTCTAATCATCCTTAACCAAACAAGAGCGTCTCGACCTTCATCACCCAAAAAAGTCATGTACTCAGGGAGGCGATAAAAACGTAAAAAAGCACCAACCAGAAGAATCAGACTTAAAATGATGACTTCAGTCTGATTATTTTTAACAAACTTGACTATTTTCTTTTTAAATATCTTCATTTTTTAATTTCTTTAATTTTTTTCTTAATCTAAAAAGATCAGTCAAACCACCCAGAATCACTTTTAAGCTTGCTCCCGTGGCTTGGCCTTCTTGCCTGGGAAGATGACGGACCCCTATTTCTACAATTTTGAAGCCCGCCTTTTTGGCTTTGATTAATAACTCACTGGTAATAAAAGGACCTCTTTCGGATTCAAGTGCCGGTATTTTTTCAATTACTTCTTTTTTAATCATTTTAAAACCACAATCAATGTCTTTTACTTTTAAACCAAAAAGAAAATAAACCGCTGGTTGCCATAAATATTTTGACCCCCAAATCCGATAAAAAGGCACTTGGCGCTTCAGGTAATAACCAATTACCAAATCCGCCTTAGTTTCCTGTTGAGTTTTAATGAATTCTGTCACTTCACTAAAATCAAACTGACCGTCACCATCAGTAAAAACAATCCAGGGATATTGAGAATGATAAAGACCGGATTTAAGCGCCGCCCCATAGCCACGATTGGGGGTGTGGGTAATCAAGCGAATACGGG of the Patescibacteria group bacterium genome contains:
- a CDS encoding glycosyltransferase family 39 protein — encoded protein: MKIFKKKIVKFVKNNQTEVIILSLILLVGAFLRFYRLPEYMTFLGDEGRDALVWLRMIRNGKFVLIGPVTSIGNMYLGPLYYYFALPWFFLFGLSPIGPSAMVAFLGVVTIGFVWWVGREWFDQQAGLIAALLYAVSPVVIVYSRSSWNPNIMPFFALLTIYGVYQFWLKQRFWWIPIVGLGLSFALQSHYLGLLLIPTVSFFWLLTLKDVLKNKAKIKSLFLYTLVCVLIFGVLTILPLAWFDLRHNFINFKAFKAFFTVRQTTVNLKFYKAIPQIWNLASQVWTRLIAAKNEAYGGWLVILTILGLVGFSFNRYSRKPNWSKIWQENKPLFLILIWLIVGLFGLGNYKQHIYDHYFGFFFPAPFLLVGWVLSQTWQKKIYGKIIFFVIFTFLISLACQNNLLKRASNNQLGRTQEIAQFLVGQAKGKPFNLGLIAERNYAAAYAFFMEKWGIPPTAIEPLRTEETITDQLFVVCEKLPCQPTTDPQAEIANFGWSKIDQEWEVKGIKIYKLIHSYPNEEILEKK
- a CDS encoding glycosyltransferase family 2 protein, producing the protein MEKLDALSVFFPAYNEEANIEATVTKALKIIPQVAKKWEVMVIDDGSTDKTGEIVRSLIKKESRIRLITHTPNRGYGAALKSGLYHSQYPWIVFTDGDGQFDFSEVTEFIKTQQETKADLVIGYYLKRQVPFYRIWGSKYLWQPAVYFLFGLKVKDIDCGFKMIKKEVIEKIPALESERGPFITSELLIKAKKAGFKIVEIGVRHLPRQEGQATGASLKVILGGLTDLFRLRKKLKKLKNEDI